A part of Pseudochaenichthys georgianus chromosome 23, fPseGeo1.2, whole genome shotgun sequence genomic DNA contains:
- the LOC117468295 gene encoding sorting nexin-4-like, with amino-acid sequence MAEDGRDESVAADDDSQHTAEDGRNGINNTMVEESPTLLRRMEICVAEAEKRSGKNAVNMQETFTVYLIETRPMDALAEGRNPAPDSLWRRYSEFELLRNYLLVSFPYIVVPPLPEKRAEFVWHKLSADNMDPDFVERRRVGLENFLLRVASHPVLSNDKILHHFLTEEHSWKEVVYETGFQAKADSRLKALSATFRVRNPDKRFMDMKHYSDELQSHTSQLLRARARVADRLYGVYKVHGNYGRVFSEWSAIEREMGDGLQSAGHHMDAYAASIDDILEEEEHYADQLKEYLFYAEALRAVCRKHELTQFELEMATQDLISKKQQHEELSTGIVRTFSFKGMTNKLFGQEAPEQREARLKLLEELIEEGEEAVKDKTVECEEHVEKAWVDVQRFKEQKDKDLREALINYAVMQVSMCKKGIQMWSNAKECFLKM; translated from the exons ATGGCGGAGGATGGGAGGGATGAGTCTGTAGCGGCTGACGACGACTCACAACACACAGCTGAAGATGGGAGAAACGGCATAAACAACACG ATGGTGGAAGAGAGCCCCACTCTCCTGCGCAGGATGGAGATCTGTGTTGCCGAGGCTGAGAAAAGGAGTGGGAAAAATGCAGTGAACATGCAGGAGACGTTTACCGTCTACCTTATTGAAACACG GCCAATGGATGCTCTCGCTGAAGGTCGTAACCCAGCCCCCGACTCTCTGTGGAGGAGATACAGTGAATTTGAGCTGCTGCGGAACTACCTGTTAGTTAGCTTTCCATACATCGTGGTCCCTCCTCTGCCCGAGAAGAGG GCAGAGTTTGTGTGGCACAAGCTGTCGGCAGACAACATGGACCCAGACTTTGTGGAGCGCCGTCGGGTGGGGCTGGAGAACTTCCTGCTGCGTGTGGCATCACATCCGGTCCTCTCCAATGACAAGATCCTCCACCACTTCCTCACCGAG GAACATAGCTGGAAGGAAGTGGTGTATGAGACGGGATTTCAGGCAAAG GCAGATTCCAGGCTGAAAGCTCTCAGCGCCACCTTCAGGGTGAGAAACCCAGATAA ACGCTTCATGGACATGAAACACTACAGTGATGAGCTGCAGTCTCACACATCTCAGCTGCTCCGGGCACGAGCT AGGGTTGCAGATCGACTCTACGGCGTCTACAAGGTCCACGGGAACTATGGGAGGGTCTTCAG TGAGTGGAGcgccatagagagagagatggggGATGGACTGCAGAGTGCCGGTCATCATATGGATGC ATATGCTGCCTCAATAGATGATATCTTAGAAGAAGAGGAACATTACGCAGACCAACTGAAAGAATATCTCTTCTATGCTGAAGCTCTGAG GGCAGTGTGCAGGAAACATGAGCTGACCCAGTTTGAGCTCGAGATGGCCACACAGGACCTGATATCGAAGAAGCAGCAGCATGAGGAGCTCTCTACAGGG ATTGTTCGGACATTCTCCTTCAAAGGCATGACCAACAAGCTTTTTGGCCAAGAGGCACCCGAGCAGAGGGAGGCCAGACTGAAGCTGCTGGAGGAGCTGatagaggagggggaggaggcggTCAAGGACAAAACAGTCGAGTGCGA AGAACATGTTGAGAAGGCATGGGTGGATGTACAGCGCTTCAAGGAGCAGAAAGACAAAGATCTGCGGGAGGCGCTCATCAACTACGCTGTCATGCAAGTCAGCATGTGCAAAAAG GGAATACAAATGTGGAGCAATGCCAAAGAATGTTTCCTAAAGATGTAA